TGTATTTTCCATATATGTAACAAATATTCAGCTAAAAATAGCTAGAAATCAGGTCTGCACTGGTTCTGCGTGACGTCGAAGAGTCACTCTCCCTTTCCATTCCTCTTCCCCACTCTCTCCCTTTCCATTCCTCTctcccactctctctctctctctaaaATTTGAGTGGGCGGAAGTGTGCGTGGGCGtctctgttgttgttgtggttttcCCACACGGAACAACAAAGCAACATAAACAAGATGGTAAAGCTGACTTGCATAGATCCTGCTGTTCAGTGCAATCAATCCGATGTGTGACTAGCTTAATCACATTAACTACCTTTAAAGTTAATTAGGTTTGGCGGACACTTGTTGCCCAAATCACTGGTTGGGAATTACTGCCAAAAGCTGCGTATTCAAACTATAACTGCATAACTAATCTATTGTTTTCCTGCTCTTTTTCGCTTCTCAGGGGAAAGGAGAACGTGGTGGGCATCCACTGTTGCGTGCGTCATGACGCCTCCGCCGCTTTTGTGATGCCCTTCATGCCACATGACCGATTCCAGGACTTTTACACGCGCATGGACGTGCCCGAGATCCGGCTGTATATGCGCAACCTCCTGGTGGCACTGCGTCATGTCCACAAGTTCGATGTCATCCATCGCGACGTGAAGCCGAGCAACTTTCTCTACAATCGACGTCGCCGAGAGTTTCTCCTCGTCGATTTCGGTCTTGCCCAGCATGTGAATCCTTCGGCTGCGCGATCTTCTGGAAGAGCCGCTGCCATCGCCGccgccaacaacaataataataatatgaattaCAAACGGCCACGCGAGCGCCAATCAAAGGATGGAGTGCAGCAAGGTGCACCAGCGGATGCTGGTTTGGGTGGAGCAGTGAAGCGTATGCGTTTGCACGAGGAGTCCAGCAAGATGCCCCTGAAACCGGTCAACGATATTGCGGCAAGCGatgcgcagcagcagccagtaGATGGGTCCAATCCCGTCCAGCCACagccagtgcagcagcagcaacaacagtcgcaacagcagcagatgcaacagcagatgcaacagcagccgcaacaacagCCGCAACTGGCGCAGATGGATCAAACAGCATCGACGCCATCTGGCAGCAAGTACAATACAAATCGAAATGCCTCGGCAGCAGCGGCTAATAATGCCAAGTGCGTCTGCTTTGCAAATCCCTCGGTTTGCCTCAACTGTCTGATGAAGAAGGAGGTGCACGCCTCCAGGGCAGGAACACCTGGCTATCGCCCGCCCGAGGTCCTTCTAAAGTACCCAGATCAGACCACTGCCGTAGATGTTTGGGCGGCGGGTGTGATATTCCTTTCGATCATGTCGACGGTTTATCCGTTTTTCAAAGCCCCCAACGATTTCATCGCGCTGGCCGAGATTGTAACCATATTCGGAGACCAGGCAATACGGAAGACGGCCATGGCTCTGGACCGTATGGTCACCCTGAGCCAGAGGTCCAAGCCCCTGAATCTGCGTAAGCTGTGCCTGCGCTTTCGCCATCGTTCCGTTTTCAGTGATGCCAAGCTCCTCAAGAGCTACGAATCTGAGGACGGAAGTTGCGAAGTATGCCGGAATTGTGATCAATACTTCTTTAACTGCCTGTGCGAGGATAGCCATTACTTGGCAGAGCCACTGGAAGCATACGAATGTTTTCCGCCCAGCGCCTATGACCTACTGGATCGCCTGCTCGAGATTAATCCCCATAAACGAATCACCGCCGAACAGGCACTAAAGCATCCATTCTTTACGGGCGCCGAGGAGACCGAGCAGACGGAGAAGGATCAGTTGGCCAATGGAACACCGCGCAAGATGCGTCGACAAAGATATCAAAATCACAGAACGGTGGCCGCCTCACAGGAGCAGGTCAAGCAGCAGGTAGCCCTTGATCTGCAGCAAGCGGCCATTAACAAGCTGTGAAACTAGTCCCCACCatgcaaacatacatacatacatacataattgtacatacatacatatactataCCCAGTTCGATcgattgtacatatatagaccCACCTCAAGAGCATATCTCATTATTGCACCCAGAGCCAGAAGAAACTCGTCCAATGCCCCACTAGGCCACATTTACTTACCTCAAGCCGCCGCAGGCAgataaaaccaaatgaaaccacgcaacaaacacatacacgtactcacacacacacatgcaaacattcatatgtaatatttaaagaaatgtTTAAATCATGAACAAAATGGGCTCGGAAtaccaaaaaacaaacgatAAGAGATTGATTATGAAATATGGCcgaaaggctgcaaactgttGTATATTTAGGAACACGAAGGCGACCCAAGTGCATGGCCCCCATCGCCCAGtggcaaagaattttgcaCTATCCCCATCATGTTGTATAGTTCGAATAGTCTTGTAGCTAACCAACTTAGGTATAATTATTGTACATATATCTGAAAATCATGTGAAAAAGGATATAAGAGcgacaaatatatttataccgTGAAGATTGAATGAAGGTCTTGAGTTTCTTTGGAAGTTTGTGCTAATTATTCTTTATTTGCTTGGGGATTTTAGTACTCATATTGTTGTTACCGCAcgttaaatta
This Drosophila simulans strain w501 chromosome X, Prin_Dsim_3.1, whole genome shotgun sequence DNA region includes the following protein-coding sequences:
- the LOC6725299 gene encoding cell division cycle 7-related protein kinase gives rise to the protein MADRVMCQELATSGSHYRRPKTGVPSTNVVYANGGGSWRSTTRQVQRQPRQTVQQYATGIPATGSTGRHSGRAAIAGAAEQQPEESNGAAVMSLPVTPRTTKQARNKNEEAIIDLLIRIPDIGKLFDVHSRIGNGTFSTVLLGTLRRESHLPDSLRRKFAIKHHIPTSHPDRIMKELQCMTKMGGKENVVGIHCCVRHDASAAFVMPFMPHDRFQDFYTRMDVPEIRLYMRNLLVALRHVHKFDVIHRDVKPSNFLYNRRRREFLLVDFGLAQHVNPSAARSSGRAAAIAAANNNNNNMNYKRPRERQSKDGVQQGAPADAGLGGAVKRMRLHEESSKMPLKPVNDIAASDAQQQPVDGSNPVQPQPVQQQQQQSQQQQMQQQMQQQPQQQPQLAQMDQTASTPSGSKYNTNRNASAAAANNAKCVCFANPSVCLNCLMKKEVHASRAGTPGYRPPEVLLKYPDQTTAVDVWAAGVIFLSIMSTVYPFFKAPNDFIALAEIVTIFGDQAIRKTAMALDRMVTLSQRSKPLNLRKLCLRFRHRSVFSDAKLLKSYESEDGSCEVCRNCDQYFFNCLCEDSHYLAEPLEAYECFPPSAYDLLDRLLEINPHKRITAEQALKHPFFTGAEETEQTEKDQLANGTPRKMRRQRYQNHRTVAASQEQVKQQVALDLQQAAINKL